The Rhizoctonia solani chromosome 14, complete sequence genome has a segment encoding these proteins:
- a CDS encoding Tyrosine kinase specific for activated, translating to MSRASRISQVFMSPNITVPDISRFVHLNEVAPDRYEEAGFGGSANVFTGKYTREDGHVLKVAVKCIRPKSTDESEEVSKDKINKKVARELSIWQTLNGGRHIVELLGVFCGIKSIPSLVSELCPWNLQEYLERKTPRPKHIKMLTDILCGLDYMHCGLPSGPIAHGDMKLGNILVTPDETAKLCDFGRSHKRGDPRGEVSHSSVLAGTVRYMSPELFDSNLHGPTPAADMWAYGCIALEVMCRIPPYHETADDLEIIRLITNGQPPSDRPKGARASLVNDGLWSALASCWVKYDRRPTPQECLGQILSMMESGDIPASPVLPDLFPGPEGGSIEQWPDEIPDLKTHLELEEGIGTIASSVRANVWIATLVRKFRGTPTVAIKVPRLNTMSTHRHNELEHYCKTNRIDRDFYKRPVSPLVNAYSIMCDILCGLHYMHNYPVPIPQGDLTPENILIAFDGTAKISLFSFSRALATLRFGTGLAEQTGLLMAFRWMSPELLLNNCQPTTESDMWAIGCVYYWILTDQVPYSNQREDLAGIQSTRGQPPGTLADVYYGYGWITNGIWRNIGRCWSNDPLQRPSALEFCNMLKELERRKIDWLPAEAEDLSGKVKSIGSDAPLMRYTTIWSQFDRVVGEERLSTIHLEMALYRTIYEPRWYSTGTPRIHATSKYHQLSTLKGQERAARGCAGVTLRCGFAEIVDGLSRHSGREAQILVAIKVVGDGPIDGKATALLASIRRETTIVSQLDHPNVVKFLGIDSSYHQGPAMIFELSSETTLEKLIPELQYNFSKGFKLVSF from the exons TCCGAATATCACCGTGCCAGATATTAGCAGATTTGTGCACTTGAATGAGGTTGCGCCAGACCGGTACGAAGAGGCAGGGTTTGGGGGTTCTGCTAATGTTTTCAC AGGAAAATATACAAGAGAGGATGGCCACGTGCTAAAG GTGGCAGTAAAATGCATCAGGCCGAAGAGTACAGATGAAAGTGAAGAGGTTTCCAAGGATAAAATTAATAAG AAAGTTGCCCGAGAACTTAGTATTTGGCAAACACTCAACGGAGGGCGTCATATCGTTGAGCTTCTGGGTGTATTCTGCGGGATAAAATCCATACCCTCACTTGTCTCCGAGTTATGTCCGTGGAATCTTCAAGAA tatttggagaggaaaaCTCCTCGTCCAAAACATATCAAAATG CTCACGGATATTCTATGCGGGCTTGATTACATGCATTGCGGACTACCTTCCGGCCCTATCGCACATGGTGATATGAAATTG GGAAATATCCTGGTGACACCCGACGAAACTGCAAAGCTTTGTGACTTCGGTCGCTCACATAAGCGAGGTGATCCTCGAGGTGAAGTATCTCATTCCTCAGTACTAGCTGGAACAGTTCGATACATGAGTCCCGAGCTATTCGATTCCAACCTGCATGGTCCAACACCCGCAGCTGATATGTGGGCTTATGGATGTATCGCTTTAGAG GTCATGTGTCGGATCCCACCTTATCATGAGACCGCCGATGATTTGGAGATTATTCGACTCATTACGAACGGACAACCTCCGAGCGATCGTCCAAAGGGCGCACGAGCGAGTCTTGTTAATGATGGACTATGGTCAGCTCTTGCCTCATGCTGGGTGAAATACGATAGGCGTCCAACACCCCAAGAGTGTCTGGGTCAAATACTTTCGATGATGGAAAGTGGCGATATTCCAGCGTCTCCAGTACTACCAGATCTATTCCCTGGCCCAGAAGGCGGAAGTATAGAACAGTGGCCCGATGAAATTCCAGACTTAAAGACTCACCTGGAGCTCGAAGAAGGAATTGGTACAATCGCGAGTAGCGTCCGCGCCAATGTATGGAT AGCAACATTAGTTCGTAAATTTCGGGGTACGCCTACGGTCGCTATTAAGGTTCCCCGGTTGAATACCATGTCAACACATCGCCACAATGAATTGGAACAC TACTGCAAAACTAATCGCATCGATCGGGACTTCTACAAACGACCAGTCTCACCATTGGTGAACGCCTATAGCATC ATGTGTGATATTTTGTGTGGCTTGCATTACATGCATAATTACCCGGTCCCAATCCCTCAAGGCGATCTGACCCCT GAAAACATATTGATTGCATTTGATGGGACCGCAAAGATTAGCTTGTTCAGCTTCAGCAGAGCCCTTGCGACCTTGCGTTTCGGTACCGGCTTGGCTGAGCAGACTGGCTTGCTCATGGCCTTCCGTTGGATGAGTCCTGAACTCTTACTCAATAATTGCCAGCCCACGACTGAGTCAGATATGTGGGCAATAGGATGCGTCTATTACTGG ATCCTCACTGACCAGGTACCTTACTCGAATCAGCGCGAGGATCTAGCCGGAATTCAGAGTACGCGTGGGCAGCCACCGGGGACTTTGGCCGATGTTTATTACGGGTACGGCTGGATTACAAATGGAATTTGGCGCAATATAGGACGATGCTGGAGTAATGACCCACTGCAACGGCCAAGCGCCTTGGAATTTTGCAACATGCTAAAGGAGCTTGAGCGAAGGAAGATAGATTGGCTTCCAGCAGAGGCAGAAGATCTTTCTGGAAAAGTAAAGAGTATTGGGTCTGACGCTCCGCTAATGCGATATACGACCATATGGAG CCAATTCGATAGGGTAGTCGGAGAAGAAAGGCTCTCCACAATTCACCTCGAGATGGCCTTATACCG GACCATATATGAGCCAAGGTGGTATTCTACAGGCACTCCG AGAATCCACGCCACTTCCAAATATCACCAGTTATCCACACTCAAAGGCCAAGAGCGTGCAGCCAGAGGGTGTGCAGGGGTAACCTTAAGATGTGGATTTGCGGAAATAGTGGACGGGTTATCCCGACACTCTGGACGCGAGGCGCAGATTTTG GTTGCAATAAAAGTTGTCGGAGATGGACCGATTGATGGAAAAGCGACTGCGCTTCTGGCG AGTATTCGTCGGGAAACCACGATCGTATCGCAATTAGACCACCCAAACGTCGTTAAATTTCTTGGAATTGACTCAAGCTACCATCAAGGACCCGCTATGATATTCGAATTGAGCTCAGAGACAACACTAGAAAAG CTCATTCCTGAACTTCAGTATAACTTCAGCAAGGGATTCAAACTAGTTAGTTTCTAA
- a CDS encoding Fasciclin domain-containing protein: MKLLSQFVLTLLATLSVIQAASVAPRNNDYFLSEFLDALNKNNLTTLANSYEKIAQTDAGGEVIDALKNNGKVTLLAPENESFKSSTDELGANVLLYNTIWGSIYEHFKLPRIIPQRLHPRDIAQTAYPRPAGSRKRTYNLQDYQVQVIDQFSNNDSDSWKRWSNDPLILIDRAVGSAKVVGSFTFKNIIVLIIDSVLSLPGKVSDLLCKPLIKNAPEGFVKFGSALQKAGLLNSLDNRGARLTLFAPIDDEFATLTSSPKKAQIFPEESFFLWQGGVLALFPSVRKATAESGKQLEFLFENDINYVRCGNTKAAVLRSDVISENGVLHVIDRPLKCD, encoded by the exons ATGAAGCTCCTTTCGCAATTCGTGCTGACCTTGCTTGCGACACTGAGCGTGATACAGGCAGCGTCTGTCGCGCCTCGAAACAACGACTATTTTCTGTCGGAATTCCTCGATGCGCTCAACAAGAACAATTTGACCACTTTGGCTAATAGTTACGAGAAGATCGCTCAAACTGATGCCGGCGGAGAAGTCATCGATGCACTCAAGAATAATGGAAAGGTTACTCTTTTAGCACCCGAAAACGAG TCGTTCAAATCCTCCACAGATGAACTTGGAGCAAATGTTCTCCTGTACAACACGATATGGGGAAGCATCTACGAGCATTTTAAACTTCCAAGAATTATCCCGCAGAGGCTCCACCCACGCGATATTGCTCAGACCGCATATCCCCGCCCTGCAGGTTCTCGCAAGAGAACATATAATCTCCAAGATTACCAAGTTCAA GTCATCGATCAGTTCTCCAACAACGACTCGGACAGTTGGAAGCGGTGGTCTAATGATCCCTTGATCCTCATTGACCGCGCAGTCGGGAGTGCAAAGGTCGTCGGGAGCTTCACCTTTAAGAACATTATTGTTCTCATCATCGATAGTGTGCTATCATTACCGGGGAAAGTTTCTGACCTCCTTTGCAAGCCTCTTATCAAAAACGCTCCCGAGGGATTCGTTAAATTCGGTTCGGCGCTCCAGAAAGCTGGCTTGTTGAACTCGCTGGATAATCGTGGCGCTCGACTCACG CTATTTGCTCCGATTGATGACGAATTTGCGACATTGACAAGTTCTCCAAAGAAAGCTCAAATCTTTCCTGAAGAATCATTTTTTCTTTGGCAAGGTGGTGTTCTCGCCCTCTTCCCATCGGTTCGTAAGGCTACCGCCGAGTCGGGTAAGCAGCTGGAGTTCTTGTTTGAGAATGACATCAACTATGTTCGCTGCGGTAACACAAAGGCGGCCGTGCTACGAAGCGATGTGATTTCCGAGAACGGAGTTCTTCATGTCATCGATAGGCCTTTGAAGTGCGATTAG
- a CDS encoding Vegetative incompatibility protein HET-E-1 has protein sequence MSGKIWTSCGFSALLGFTVSGSPIDSRAPTPDPDSPQNASQSSARSHGTSPQPSAPPQPTSGSSTQANQTITSQIAILNQPKVVVDSNSTPQTHKSSWTGLEKALHALQISTKGCPPLHSAVDGLISCLHVFREAAKFRKDYDELADGLAAMVQLLANYSLVGASREITEKMNGIAEKIKDELESIDKRQSRGATLRILGPSSDDDDLVRRYRKIEQLFRQLQAEASMSTWNDTKKHLVNTQLESLGPVKLATYNSTISMDIGRRSCTENTRTQILGDLMDWANDPHKAKIYWMNGMAGTGKTTIACSLCERLDAAGQLAASFFCTRTSRECSEAKRIVPTLAYQIARRSAPFRDALCGLAHNKAASGFQGLIRRNLVVVIDALDECSDPHIVKVVLDILFRHAVDLPVKFFVTSRPEPTIRNSMMLGIAENERPHSILYLHEIEKSLVQADIELYLRDELKHMLSSDDEAIKELSEQAGIYLYMRAYKITLAMLSGLDGTDLATSALEPLRSVLHVSEHNSYVTTLHASFPDFMFSQERSQKYFCNRSSHNQFLARHCLEIMKIRLCFNICQLESSYLLDDEVPDLNDRVEALIPPVLRYASRFWVDHLTQGTASEHVFELVYDFLSYRLLFWMEVMNLTKFMVAGAVVSTKLHMWLRVSDGSRVSEPFEGHSHRVNCATFSSDSMRIVSGSEDKTIRIWAVHNPAGLGLKLVGHAGTVRSLMFSPDDLMIASGSIDRTIRIWDAINGTCIRILQGHTQSISCVRFSPCGEYIFSGSNDHTVRVWNTYSGASIGDPLRGHTSYVTSIAVSPEGERIASGSLDRTVRIWHRASGSLWSDLSRATPTQLDRSNSQLTVRGLYRLQTTKLYAYGAQRVNHGAAQIKGRFTASRL, from the exons atgtctggcaaaatctggacgtcatgcggattttccgcacttttggggttcaccgtgtcCGGCTCCCCGATCGACTCCCGCGCACCTACGCCTGATCCAGATAGCCCACAAAATGCTTCCCAATCCTCTGCACGCTCTCATGGTACATCTCCGCAGCCAAGCGCACCTCCGCAACCAACATCAGGTAGCTCCACGCAAGCTAATCAAACCATAACATCGCAAATCGCGATATTAAATCAACCAAAAGTAGTGGTTGACTCCAACTCGACTCCACAGACCCATAAATCGTCCTGGACTGGTCTTGAGAAAGCGCTTCATGCATTACAAATCAGTACGAAAGGCTGTCCGCCACTCCATTCGGCCGTTGATGGCCTGATATCTTGTCTTCATGTCTTTAGA GAAGCAGCAAAATTTCGCAAAGATTACGATGAATTAGCCGATGGACTCGCGGCTATGGTACAACTACTGGCCAATTATTCGCTCGTTGGGGCATCGAgagaaataacagaaaaaatGAACGGCATTGCAGA GAAGATTAAGGATGAGTTAGAGTCCATTGACAAACGTCAGTCTCGGGGCGCAACACTACGAATTCTAGGCCCATCAAGCGACGACGACGATCTTGTTAGGCGATACCGAAAAATTGAACAGCTGTTCCGTCAGCTTCAA GCGGAGGCAAGCATGAGCACATGGAACGACACCAAAAAGCATCTCGTT AATACCCAATTAGAAAGCCTGGGGCCGGTCAAGCTCGCGACATACAACTCTACAATCTCGATGGACATCGGCAGACGCTCATGCACCGAAAATACTCGCACTCAGATACTCGGCGATTTGATGGATTGGGCTAATGATCCCCATAAAGCGAAGATATACTGGATGAATGGAATGGCCGGAACTGGAAAAACCACAATTGCGTGCAGTCTATGCGAGAGGCTCGATGCCGCCGGTCAGCTCGCGGCGAGCTTCTTCTGTACACGCACATCGCGCGAGTGCAGCGAGGCAAAGCGTATTGTTCCTACTCTCGCATATCAAATCGCTCGACGCTCAGCGCCGTTCAGGGATGCATTGTGTGGA CTCGCTCATAACAAAGCCGCTAGTGGATTCCAGGGATTGATCAGAAGGAACCTCGTGGTCGTGATAGATGCGCTGGACGAATGTAGCGATCCTCACATCGTGAAGGTCGTATTGGACATCTTATTTCGTCATGCTGTTGATCTGCCAGTCAAGTTTTTTGTCACAAGTCGACCAGAGCCAACAATACGCAACAGCATGATGCTAGGGATTGCCGAAAATGAACGACCTCACTCTATACTTTATCTTCATGAGATAGAAAAATCCCTTGTTCAGGCCGATATTGAATTGTACCTCAGGGACGAACTGAAGCACATGCTATCTAGCGATGACGAAGCCATAAAAGAGCTATCGGAACAAGCAGGCATCTATTTATATATGCGTGCATACAAAAT CACTCTTGCTATGCTCTCTGGCCTTGATGGGACAGATTTAGCTACTTCGGCTCTCGAACCTCTACGTTCAGTATTGCACGTTTCGGAGCACAACAGCTATGTCACTACTCTCCATGCTTCTTTTCCGGACTTTATGTTTTCACAAGAGCGTTCCCAGAAGTACTTCTGCAACAGGTCAAGTCATAATCAGTTCTTAGCAAGACATTGTCTGGAGATCATGAAAATACGACTTTGCTTTAATATATGTCAACTCGAGTCGTCTTATCTTCTGGATGACGAAGTTCCTGATCTGAATGATCGAGTGGAAGCTCTCATACCCCCAGTGCTTCGCTACGCTAGTCGATTTTGGGTAGACCACCTAACACAAGGAACGGCTTCCGAGCATGTTTTTGAGCTCGTGTATGATTTTCTGTCCTATCGATtactgttctggatggaggtaaTGAATCTAACTAAATTCATGGTGGCCGGAGCCGTTGTTTCCACCAAATTGCACATGTGGCTAAGA GTGTCCGATGGGTCACGCGTTTCTGAACCTTTCGAGGGGCATTCTCATCGAGTCAACTGTGCTACATTCTCATCGGACAGCATGCGCATAGTTTCTGGGTCTGAAGACAAAACTATCCGAATATGGGCCGTCCATAATCCCGCAGGTCTCGGCCTAAAATTGGTTGGACACGCTGGAACAGTCCGGTCCTTGATGTTCTCTCCTGATGATCTGATGATAGCCTCTGGCTCTATCGATCGCACTATTCGCATATGGGATGCAATTAACGGCACTTGTATCCGAATTCTTCAAGGACACACTCAATCAATTTCATGCGTGAGGTTCTCGCCTTGTGGGGAATACATTTTCTCTGGATCGAATGATCACACCGTACGGGTATGGAACACCTATAGTGGCGCTTCAATTGGTGATCCCCTAAGAGGCCACACCAGCTACGTTACATCTATTGCGGTATCTCCAGAAGGCGAGCGTATTGCCTCTGGGTCACTAGATCGAACAGTTCGGATCTGGCATAGGGCAAGCGGGAGCTTATGGTCGGACCTTTCGAGGGCCACACCGACTCAATTAGATCGGTCGAATTCTCAGCTGACGGTGCGCGGATTATATCGGCTTCAGACGACAAAACTATACGCATATGGAGCACAGAGGGTAAATCACGGGGCGGCTCAAATAAAGGGCCGCTTCACAGCTTCCCGACTATAA
- a CDS encoding pre-mRNA-splicing factor CLF1: MSDRQSENRAPRVKNRAPAAVQITAEQLLREAQERQESAFKAPRQRVEDFEELHEYRGRKRKEFEERIRRTRGSVKEWQAYASWEASQGDDRSRSVYERALDVDARDVRLWLSYTEMNYSKTYQAHDRCLSDGWLGNQMAWQAYINSKNGTTSWIWAKFEEERGKPDKAREVFQTALEFLEMVWKRLRRRKPYLRHLQKMETRLKEYDRARVIYKFALSRLPRSISGPLYAAYTKFEKQHGEKSGAESAVLGRRRIQYEDELQQDPFNYVWFDYTRLEEEAYRTPRMKAKGPKKQWAEFEKCTNGLSHRTFPAHVNLPNDPPASPHKSFTFAKLWIQAARFEIRQLDLPAARKLLGAAIGMCPKEGLFKGYIQLELELREFDRVRTLYEKYLSHDPSNTPHGSNLPSSRPRLGTLPAKTGHVKVWVAFALFEAASMSDPDEEEGEGAELDKGDPDRARAVFQEGYDSLRAKGLKEERVVLLEAWKAFEQEHGTEEQLKKVEDWDMLFADDEREANPTSFKLLQMAHAWKNAQAAQSDSESEDEDADGEDEE; this comes from the exons ATGTCGGACCGACAATCGGAAAACCGCGCGCCGCGGGTCAAAAACCGTGCGCCCGCGGCGGTGCAAATTACCGCCGAACAGCTCTTGCGTGAGGCTCAAGAGCGACAAGAGTCGGCGTTTAAAGCACCTCGTCAGCGAGTAGAAGACTTTGAAGAACTTCACGAGTACCGAGGTCGAAAACGAAAAGAGTTCGAGGAACGTATTAGGCGAACGAGGGGAAGTGTTAAAGAGTGGCAGGCGTATGCGTCGTGGGAGGCCAGTCAGGGAGATGATCGCTCCCGGAGTGTGTATGAGCGTGCGCTGGATGTGGATGCGAGGGACGTTCGATTGTGGTTGAGTTATACGGAAATG AACTACTCCAAAACGTACCAGGCGCACGACAGGTGTTTGAGCGATGGATGGCTTGGGAACCAGATGGCATGGCAGGCGTATATCAACTCGAAGAACGGTACAACGAGTTGGATC TGGGCCAAGTTTGAAGAGGAGAGGGGCAAGCCAGACAAGGCGCGCGAGGTATTCCAGACCGCGCTGGAGTTTttggagatggtgtggaagaGGTTGCGCAGGCGCAAGCCGTATTTGCGGCATTTGCAAAAAATGGAGACTAGGTTGAAAGAGTATGACCGTGCACGAGTTATTTACAAG TTTGCGCTATCCCGCCTCCCTCGTTCGATTTCTGGCCCCCTCTATGCTGCTTACACAAAATTCGAAAAGCAACACGGCGAAAAGAGTGGTGCGGAATCTGCCGTTCTTGGCCGACGTCGCATTCAATACGAGGATGAATTACAGCAAGATCCATTCAACTATGTCTGGTTTGACTATACCCGCCTGGAAGAGGAAGCGTACCGTACGCCAAGGATGAAGGCGAAGGGACCGAAGAAGCAGTGGGCAGAGTTCGAGAAGTGTACGAACGGGCTGTCGCACAG GACGTTCCCCGCACACGTCAATCTACCAAACGATCCTCCGGCTTCTCCTCATAAATCATTCACCTTTGCCAAACTCTGGATTCAAGCCGCTCGATTCGAGATTCGACAACTCGATCTCCCAGCCGCACGAAAGCTCCTCGGAGCCGCGATAGGCATGTGTCCCAAAGAAGGCCTGTTCAAAGGGTACATCCAGCTAGAACTCGAG CTCCGAGAGTTCGACCGCGTCCGCACACTGTATGAAAAGTACCTCTCCCATGACCCGTCCAACACACCGCATGGATCAAATTTGCCGAGCTCGAGACCACGCTTGGGGACCTTGCC TGCCAAGACCGGACATGTCAAG GTCTGGGTGGCGTTTGCGCTGTTCGAGGCTGCTTCGATGTCTGATCCCGATGAGGAGGAAGGAGAAGGCGCCGAGCTGGACAAGGGAGATCCGGATCGTGCGCGGGCTGTTTTCCAGGAGGGGTACGATTCGTTACGGGCCAAGGGACTCAAGGAGGAG CGGGTCGTGTTGCTTGAAGCGTGGAAGGCGTTTGAGCAGGAACATGGTACCGAGGAGCAGCTCAAGAAGGTCGAGG ACTGGGACATGCTCTTTGCCGATGACGAGCGCGAAGCGAACCCGACGTCCTTCAAGCTGTTGCAAATGGCTCATGCCTGGAAGAACGCCCAGGCTGCTCAGAGCGATAGTGAATCTGAGGACGAGGACGCTGATGGCGAGGATGAAGAGTAG